The genomic region CGGGGGTGTGCCGCTGGTGGTGGGGCTGGCCGTCGGGGGGCTGCTCGGGTCGTTGCTGGCCTGGCGGATCGGGGTGTGGCTCGGGCCTGCGGAGGACGTGGTCGCGCATGCGCGGGAAGTGGGGCGGGGGGTGACGTTCTCCGCGCCGCTGAAGTTGGGGGCGAAGGGGGCGTTGCTGGCCTGGCCGCTTGCGGCGTTGGTGGTGCATCTCGGGTTGACGGCGTTGTTCGGGCCTCGGGACCCGGAGCCGGAGCTCTCGGACGGGCCGTATCAGGCACCGCCGGTTGCGTAGTGCTCGGCGTCGGTGCTGAGGGCGGGTGGGCGCAGCTAAGCGCAGCTAAGCGGAGCTACGGGCGGCCGATCGGGGCCAGGACCGCGTCGGTCAGCTTCGCCAAGTCCTCCGGAGCGAGCTCCACCTCCAGGCCCCTCCGGCCGGCCGAGACGCAGATCGTCGGGTGGGCGGATGCCGATGCGTCGAGGACCGTCGGGAGCTTTTTGCGCTGGCCCAGGGGCGAGATGCCGCCCCTGACGTAGCCCGTCGTGCGTTCCGCCAGGGTCGGGTCGGCCATGGTCGCGCGTTTGCCGCCCACCGCCGCTGCCAGGGCCTTCAGGTCGAGTTGGCCCGCCACCGGGACCACCGCGACCGTCAGCGCGCCGTCGACGTCCGCCACCAGGGTCTTGAAGACGCGGTCGGGTGAGACGCCCATCGCCTCGGCCGCCTCCTCGCCGTAGGAGGGGTGGGCGGGGTCGTGGTCGTAGGAGTGCACCGTGAACTCCACGCCCGCCGCCGTCAGGGCGACCGTCGCCGGGGTGCCGCCCGCCTGCTGCTGCTTCTTCGACTTCTTCGCCATTGCCGTCCGCTTCAGTTGAGACTCGTCGGGCCGCGCGTCAGCTCCGACGCCGGCAACGACGGCAGATTACGGATGATGGCCGTCTCGGAGCGAAGGAGTTTCAGCTCGTCCCGCAGGCGGGAAGCCGTGTCGGGGGCCTGGAGCAGGCGTTGCTTGGTGGGGGTGTCCAGCATCATGGCCGCGGCCACCAGGTACGACACCACACCCGGCTCGTCGGGCAGGTCGGCGCCGGTGGTCAGGGACCGTTCCCGCGCGCCCGCCAGCCGCTTCTGGTACTGGCGGAAGGACCGCAGCACCCCTTCGGCCAACGGCGCCGCCTCGTCGCCGGGTTCCTCCGGCAGGGGCTCCAGCTCGGCCGTCAGGAACGGACCCGACTCCTCGACCGACAGCAGCCGCACCCGGGTCGTGCCGGTCGCCAGCACCTCGAAGGAGCCGTCGGTCCGCTCCCGGATCGTCGCCGCGTCCGCGATGCAGCCCACCTTGTGGAACGCCTTGGCCGGGTCCGTGCCGAAGCCCGCGGCGGGCCCCCGCTCGGGCAGCGACGTGGGGTCGGGCATGCCGGGCGCGCTGGGGGCCACTTCGTGGCCGTCGCGGATCGCCACGACGGCGAACCGGCGCGGCTCGTCCTCCGGCGTCTTCAGCAGTTCGCGCATCATGGCGCGATACCGCTCCTCGAAGACGTTGAGCGGGAGCACGAGCCCCGGGAACAGCACCGAGTTCAGGGGGAAGAGGGGGAGCCGGACGGTGGTCACGACGCAAAAGCCTAATGGTCGCCGGGGCGGACTCGTCCGCCCCGTTCACTCCGTGGATGCCCGGGCGGCCGGCCGGCTGCTGCGGACCGGATGTCGTCGCGTACCCGCAGGAAGTGGCCGAGCGGGTCGTCCGACACCTGGTCCCAGGGGAACGAGGTGGCGTACGGGCCGTTCAGGCGCAGCTGTTCCTGGGCGTCCGGCCAGCGTTCCAGGCACACCAGGACGAAGACGAGCAGGTTCCGCATCCGGGCCGGCCAGGGGTCGGCCGCCGGCAGGCGCGGGGACAGCGCGATCGCCCGGTCGGCGGCCGCGTCCAGCCGCTCGCGCGGCAGCTCGGGCCCGCAGCCGTCGGTGAGGTAGCCGAAGGCCGCCCGCAGCGGCAGTGCCTGGACGAGCGCGTCGGCGGGCGCGTCCTGCGCGGCCCGATCGGCGAAGTCGAAGCACTCCTGGTGCGAGCCGTGCCAGGACGCGGCCAGATAGCGCAGGGCCGACTCGTGGCAGCCGTAGTGGTGCGGCGCGCGGCGGACCGCCGCAGCCCACAGTTGCTCGAAGTAGGTGTGTCCGGCCTGGGCGCCGCGCGCGTGGTCCAGCGCGAGCCGCCAGGGCACCGGGTCGCCGTGGTCGCCCCGGGCGGCGGCCGTGATCAGCGGGCTCACCTCGCGCAGCATCTCGGCCCGGGCCGGCGACTGCCAGGCGCGGTCCACGGCCAGCTGGGCCCGGAGCAGCAGCGCGTCCGGGTCGTGGGGGGCGGTGGCGAGCCAGGCGTCCAGCCAGTCGGGGCGCGAGCGGGCGAAGGCGGCCAGCCGGGTGATGTACCGGTCGCGCCGCTCCCACTCGGCCGCCGCCCGGGTGGCCTGGAGCAGCCCGGAGGCCGGTCCGTGGTCGCCGCGGGCGGCCGCGACCAGCGCCGGACTGAGCCGTGCGTCGGGCGCGTCGAGCAGCACCTCGTCGTCGGGGCGCGGCCCGCCGACGGGGTGGGAGGCGGTCCTAGTCATCCGGCCCGGGCGGATGAACGGCAGCTGCATGGCCATGGTGCCGACCATTGAAAGTCCGCTGGTCACGGCGGCGCCAGATGGTTCGGTGAACTCGCGGAAAGTTGTACGCCCCAAGGTCAAGAGAAGGTAAAAGTGTGACAGTTCAACAACGGCGGTCACACCAGCATCATCAGTTGCGCCGCAGCAAGCGCGTCGCCCCCGCCGCCACCGTCGTCGCCAGGATCCAGCCCAGCAGGATCATCGCCGTCGCCAGCCACTGCCAGCCCCCGCGCAACTGCCAGAAGCCCACCTGGCCCAGGTCGATGACCGGCAGCAGCAGATCGAGTGTGAACAGCGTGGGGTTCCACTCCGGATGCTCACCGCGCTTCAGCGGCGGATGCCCGGCCTGTGCGAAGGCGAGCGAGCCCGCCGCCCACAGCACCGCCATCCACACCGCGGCCCGGCCCGGCCGGTACCCGTAGGCGACCGCCCAGTCCTGCGCGTAGCCCCACAGCTTGGCGGCCGGCGGCAGGCCCTCCCGGTGCCGGCGCTGTTTGGCGAGCAGCACCTCGCGGGCGTCCTCGTCCTCCCCGCCGGCCCGCAGCACGGCCGCGAGCCGCTCGTACGGCTCCGGGTTGTACTCGGCGGTCGCCGCCGCCACCCACTCCAGCCGCTCGGCCAGCGGGAACGGCCCGCGCGGCACGAGGTTCTCGTAGGTGAAGCCGCCCATGTGCAGCCGCCCCGGGCCGGGCCAGGCGTCCGCCCGGTCCATCAGGTTGACGATCTTCGCCCCCGAGAGCACGACCCGCCCGCGGGCGGGATGCTCGCCGAGGAACCGCAGCTCCGGCGTCTGCACCCGGCGCAGCGACAGCTCCTGGTCGTCGGTGAGGGTGAATCTGGCCCGCTCGAAGTCGACCGCGTCGCCGAACCGCCCGTCGTCCAGCCGGATCCCGCCCTCGCACGAGAACCGCTGGATCCGCGTCCCGCGCGCCGGGGTCATCCCGCTCATCGCCTGGGCGCCGACGCCCGCCGGGGTCAGATACAGGCTGCGCTCGACGGTCAGCTGCGGGGCGTTGAGGGCGAGCCGCTCGTACGGGTTGGCCAGGCGGGCGCCGCGCAGGCTCAGGGAGACGCCGACGGTGGCGGCGCGCAGGCTCAGCTCGCCGTGCGACTCCAGCAGCTCGGCCTGTAAGTCCTGGCCGACGGTCAGGCCGTCCGCGGCGATCGACCGGCCGCTGCGGTCCCGGTGCACGATCGCCTGGTTGAGCATCAGGTCCGTGCCGATCTGCGCGTCCGTGAGCCGGATGCCGCGGTGGAAGCGGCAGCGCGGCAGGTGCAGATCGCCCTCCGTCTGCACCCGGGCCGCCTCCAGCCGCGGCACCGAGCAGTCCACCATCCGTACGGTCGTGAAGCGGGCCTCCGGCAGCAGTACGTCCTGCTCGAACCGGCACTGGCGCATCTCGACGTACGGCACCACCGTGCCGCCCGCGAGGTCCAGCGAGCCGCTGATCAGCACGCCGGCCAGCTTCAGCGACGACACACGGCCGGCCAGGGCGGGCGGGCCGTCCAGGAGCAGCCAGCAGACGATCCGGGCCCGCACGGTCCGGTCCTCGTCCCACGGGTGGCCGCCGTGCGGATCGTCCACCACCGGGTCACCGCTGCTCAGGTCGTACACGCTGCCGTTGCGGAACGCCTGCCACATTCCGGCCTCGGCCGCGGTCAGGTCGTCGGGCAGTTCCCCGGCGCGCACGCCGGCCCCCTCGGTCACGTCTCTTCCTTCCTCCCCGGATACTCGCGGGTCAGATGCCTCGTACACCTGTTCATGCCCGCTGAGTGACGGCCCGAACGCGAAAAGTGAAGGGGATCTTCCGGGTGTGGTCGGCGGTCTGTATCAGCCATTGATACGAGCGAACGGCGCGTCATTCGGGTCTGAGAGAATTGAGCACGTGATCTCCCGAATCGATCTGCGCGGCGACGCCCTTCCCGAGGGCCCCGCCCTGCGTGACCTGCTGCCCCGAGCCGAGTTCGACGTGTCGGCCGCCCTGGAGAAGGTGCGTCCGATCTGCGAGGACGTGCATCATCGGGGCGACGCGGCGCTGATCGAGTTCGCCGAGCGGTTCGACGGGGTCAGGCTCGACCAGGTGCGGGTCCCGGCCGCCGCGCTCACGCGCGCGCTGGAGGAACTCGACCCGGCCGTGCGCGCGGCCCTGGAGGAGTCCATCCGGCGCGCCCGGACCGTCCACCGCGAGCAGCGCCGCAGCACGCACACCACGCAGGTGGTGCCCGGCGGCACGGTGACCGAGAAGTGGGTTCCGGTCGAGCGGGTCGGGCTGTACGCGCCCGGCGGCCGGTCCGTGTATCCGTCCTCCGTGGTCATGAACGTCGTGCCCGCGCAGGAGGCCGGCGTCGAGTCCATCGCGCTCGCCTCCCCGGCCCAGGCCGAGTTCCACGGGCTGCCGCACCCGACCATCCTCGCCGCCTGCGCCCTGCTCGGCGTCGAAGAGGTCTACGCCGCCGGGGGCGCCACCGC from Streptomyces chartreusis NRRL 3882 harbors:
- the ybaK gene encoding Cys-tRNA(Pro) deacylase, with protein sequence MAKKSKKQQQAGGTPATVALTAAGVEFTVHSYDHDPAHPSYGEEAAEAMGVSPDRVFKTLVADVDGALTVAVVPVAGQLDLKALAAAVGGKRATMADPTLAERTTGYVRGGISPLGQRKKLPTVLDASASAHPTICVSAGRRGLEVELAPEDLAKLTDAVLAPIGRP
- a CDS encoding LON peptidase substrate-binding domain-containing protein encodes the protein MTTVRLPLFPLNSVLFPGLVLPLNVFEERYRAMMRELLKTPEDEPRRFAVVAIRDGHEVAPSAPGMPDPTSLPERGPAAGFGTDPAKAFHKVGCIADAATIRERTDGSFEVLATGTTRVRLLSVEESGPFLTAELEPLPEEPGDEAAPLAEGVLRSFRQYQKRLAGARERSLTTGADLPDEPGVVSYLVAAAMMLDTPTKQRLLQAPDTASRLRDELKLLRSETAIIRNLPSLPASELTRGPTSLN